The following proteins come from a genomic window of Aquimarina sp. MAR_2010_214:
- a CDS encoding GEVED domain-containing protein: MNKKLLTKVLLASIIFILGLQVESYAQTKEKPEKTEIKQETEEFYTKEELEELKALQKELEAIALREKEEALRLAKIHGWEIRIKKADGTFIELQKVVDGKPIYNTTNGIKTTKSTRINHLQSGGSLGLNLMGQGMTAYVWDAGKVRTTHQEFDGAGGNNRVSMIDDKASELDDHAQHVTGIIVASGVEAKAKGVAPHIKAKISDWNNDEAEVTKQSMKGMLVSNHSYNTKLRNNKTGAVDIPLYYFGGYIDESSRWDNIMFKASKYLMVVSADNSGSDNTANKNPNSGFGFDKLVSHSTAKNNLLVANAQDVHVDENGNFISAIIDSSSSQGPTDDFRIKPDITAVGHKVYSTISSNNKAYGEKTGTSMAAPSVTGSLLLLQQHHKNVHKKYMKAATLKGLALHTADDAGVKGPDAIFGWGVLNARKAAQTITQKGKEARIEELKLKQGQTYKITVTSDGTNPLLASISWADRPGIATKVINSRTPVLVNDLDLRISKNSTTYLPYKLTGATTNAKTDNNVDPFERIAVNGASGTYTITVTHKGTLTGGDQNFSLIITGINDDASKTCNAVIPKKVSTSSITTSSVLVNWDKVLGELYNVRYRKVGTPLWKTKTATDSPNYFEIKGLSALTRYEVQVQSKCASENSAYSTSVNFTTYCESKATNGKDQYISKVVLNTINNPSTDTKGYSDYTSISTKLTKEATNTITITPKSTASEAGYGVWIDYNQDGKFEDTEKVFTKLKSKDAQVSRTFIVLPSAKIGTTKMRVVLKKNGTPTACETFAEGEVEDYTVTIVPKDTIPPTTPKNLKVGDDISKTGFDLLWEPSIDNIKGEVKYQVIENGSIIIDTVKKTSINLTNPTDKSNTYTIKAIDNSGNISAASNAVTVKTRASDYCTAKATSKDKLYIKKVELGCINTFSIAGTGYIDQTKYSLTDVIKGESNKITITPNHTRYKLGYGVWIDYNKDGKFEDTEKVWSMNPSKVAKAIGNFTIPSTVEDGKTRMRVVLKREAAPNVCETFAEGEVEDHTIYIITTDTKSPTTPSNVTASNVTQTSARVSWSTSIDNIGVTEYEILSGETILSTTTNAYSAITGLKSNTPYTLTVRAKDKAGNVSATSNTVTFTTYCASKATNATNQYIQKVVLGSIDNPSTGGDGYSDHTSIATNLAIGIANKITITPKNTASKAGYGIWIDYNQDGDFDDTDEKVWTKTSKDVQVSRTFTVPPSVKIGRTRMRVILKNGDAPTTACGTIAAGEVEEYTVNIVSKFTETESPTVPGNVTVSNISQTSGKLNWEASKDNRGVAEYEIFRDGKLIHKTRETSYTINGLTPKTSYTLAVLAKDAAGNTSLKSKAVTFKTHCIAKATNATNQYIKKVELGTIDHYSTSDGGYSDYTSISTKLAKGATNTIAITPKNTTSDAWYAVWIDYNRDGKFEEREKVWNKAKSKEAKVSGTFTVSSTAKLGKTTMRVVLQNNGTLTACGTFAEGEVEDYTVTIVKEGVDVTPHTAIRDLKVFYVTQTSVKLVWTKPAASEGSIEYVTAHLSKSFTYGTIETSAPQNSMILTGLEPNTEHTVNITVEDAAGNTSKLSNTVTFTTLCKSKATNGKDQYISKVVLGNIDNTSTDTEGYSDYATSEIIGTNLAKETANTITITPKSTTSDAWYAVWIDYDRNGKFEETEKVLTKNKSKEASASDTFTIPVTVENGSATMRVAISNKKINNACSSFEKGEVEDYTINIVPKGSDVTPHTAPTNLTASNRTQTGVKLSWDAYSNGGRIESIKLDIDPKGYKFKPESISQTSAVLIDLKPNTTYTVSLRVIDEAGNLSKKSNTVTFTTYCESKATNGKEQYISKVVLGNIDNTSTETGGYSDYVTSETIRTNLAKEKANTITITPKSTTSDAWYAVWIDYDRNGKFEETEKVLTKNKSKEAQVNGTFTISSSAKTGATRMRVVLNNKKAPTTACETFEEGEVEDYTINIVPKGSDVTPPKPASNVKVSYITLTSATLTYDDIQKTNKDIGGIKVFNTSDSKRIDTKDRFYKSLKMINLKPNTTYTVEVYLNDKAGNFSKPSNPVTFTTLCVSKATNGKDQYINKVVLGSINKTSTGGDGYSDYTSISTRVTKGDSNTITITPKSITSEAGYGVWIDYDQNGKFDNGEKVWTEASKEAQVSGTFIVPSSAKTGATRMRVVLNNKEKPKTACGTFEEGEVEDYTINIIPVAPSNLVVTNITQTGAKFSWDASEHDIENIRYSLYDNKIKKRVGPFTTNTFNNITGLKPNTTYALIVYAIDNSGNFSEDSNTVTFKTLCESKAINAKDQYIQKVVLGGIDNSSTNGKGYVDYTSISTKLAKEAVNTITITPKISASKAVYGVWIDYNQDGNFDDEGEKVWTEASKEAKVSGTFIVPSSVKTGATRMRVVLNNKEKPTDDACGTFEEGEVEDYTVIIVPKDTELPTAPTNLAVSDILKTGATISWSASKDNFRVTQYEVFNGETSLGSTTSTTYKVPNLKPNTTYTVNVKAKDNSGNVSKASKAVTFKTQDAPYCVSKGNSSLFNTIKYVSFGGITSTESYGSGYSDFTAKIATVTKGNTHNIRIKSESFTNSADKYSLGVWIDFNKNRIFESNEKVVNVTSDNGNMNVKNDIAVPLDAILGKTRMRIIFKSGGKQTACETFEEGEVEDYTVTIIDSPTSTNRTALTNRLAFSNVNTQTFGNEVMVYPNPASDYIKVKLRNAKAENLTYRIINIFGQVVKQGKLNGGNISITDIKPATYILEVDNGQKPIRTRFVKK; the protein is encoded by the coding sequence ATGAACAAAAAACTATTGACAAAAGTTCTATTGGCTAGTATAATCTTTATACTGGGTTTACAAGTAGAATCATACGCACAAACAAAAGAAAAACCAGAAAAAACAGAAATAAAACAAGAAACCGAAGAGTTCTACACCAAAGAAGAACTAGAAGAGCTTAAAGCTTTACAAAAAGAATTAGAAGCAATAGCCTTAAGAGAAAAAGAGGAAGCCTTAAGATTAGCAAAAATACACGGCTGGGAAATTAGAATAAAAAAAGCAGACGGTACTTTTATAGAGCTTCAAAAAGTAGTAGATGGAAAACCTATTTACAATACTACTAATGGTATTAAAACTACTAAATCAACAAGAATAAATCATTTACAATCAGGCGGTTCTCTAGGATTGAATCTTATGGGGCAAGGGATGACAGCCTATGTTTGGGACGCAGGAAAAGTACGTACTACACACCAGGAGTTTGATGGAGCGGGAGGTAACAACCGTGTCTCTATGATAGATGATAAAGCTTCTGAATTGGATGATCACGCACAGCATGTAACAGGAATCATTGTAGCCTCAGGGGTGGAAGCAAAAGCAAAAGGTGTAGCTCCTCATATCAAGGCAAAAATTTCGGATTGGAATAATGATGAGGCAGAAGTAACAAAGCAGTCTATGAAGGGTATGCTAGTTTCTAACCACTCATATAATACGAAACTTAGAAATAATAAAACTGGAGCAGTGGATATACCTCTATATTATTTTGGGGGGTATATTGATGAATCGAGCAGATGGGATAATATTATGTTTAAAGCCTCAAAATACTTAATGGTAGTTTCCGCGGATAATTCTGGTTCGGATAATACCGCAAATAAAAACCCAAATAGTGGTTTTGGGTTTGACAAATTAGTAAGTCATTCGACAGCTAAAAATAATTTACTAGTTGCTAATGCTCAAGATGTACATGTTGATGAAAACGGTAATTTCATTTCTGCTATAATAGATAGTAGTAGTAGTCAAGGTCCTACAGACGATTTTAGAATTAAACCGGATATTACTGCAGTAGGTCATAAGGTTTATTCAACTATTTCAAGTAATAATAAAGCATATGGAGAAAAAACAGGAACTTCAATGGCTGCACCAAGTGTAACAGGGTCGTTATTATTGTTACAACAGCATCATAAAAATGTTCATAAAAAGTATATGAAGGCAGCCACCCTAAAAGGCTTGGCTTTACATACCGCAGATGATGCCGGAGTTAAGGGGCCTGATGCTATTTTTGGCTGGGGAGTATTAAATGCAAGAAAGGCAGCACAAACCATTACCCAAAAAGGAAAAGAAGCAAGAATTGAAGAACTAAAATTAAAACAAGGGCAAACCTATAAAATTACCGTTACCTCAGATGGAACAAATCCGTTATTAGCTTCTATCTCCTGGGCCGATAGACCAGGAATTGCAACTAAAGTAATTAACTCCAGAACACCTGTTTTAGTAAATGATCTAGATCTAAGAATTTCTAAAAATAGCACCACTTACTTGCCATACAAATTAACAGGAGCAACAACCAACGCTAAAACAGATAATAATGTAGACCCTTTTGAAAGGATAGCTGTTAATGGTGCCTCAGGAACCTATACCATTACGGTTACTCATAAAGGAACATTAACTGGGGGGGATCAAAATTTTTCTTTAATTATTACTGGTATTAATGATGATGCATCAAAAACTTGTAATGCAGTCATACCGAAAAAAGTATCTACATCTAGTATAACCACTTCCTCAGTTTTAGTAAATTGGGATAAAGTTTTAGGAGAGTTATATAATGTTAGATATCGTAAAGTAGGAACTCCCTTATGGAAGACAAAAACAGCGACAGATAGCCCTAATTATTTTGAAATTAAAGGCTTATCGGCTTTAACCAGATATGAAGTGCAAGTACAAAGTAAATGTGCTTCTGAAAATTCCGCATATAGTACTTCAGTTAATTTTACCACCTACTGTGAGTCCAAAGCAACCAACGGGAAAGACCAGTATATCAGTAAAGTAGTATTAAATACTATAAACAATCCTTCTACCGACACAAAAGGATATTCAGACTATACATCTATTTCAACAAAATTAACAAAAGAAGCTACTAATACTATTACTATTACCCCTAAAAGTACTGCTTCTGAAGCTGGATATGGGGTTTGGATTGATTATAACCAAGATGGAAAGTTTGAAGATACAGAAAAAGTGTTTACTAAACTTAAGTCAAAAGATGCTCAAGTAAGTAGAACCTTTATAGTGCTTCCGTCAGCAAAAATCGGTACTACAAAAATGCGTGTGGTATTAAAGAAAAATGGAACACCAACAGCTTGTGAAACCTTTGCAGAAGGTGAAGTAGAAGATTATACCGTTACTATTGTACCAAAAGATACTATACCCCCTACCACTCCTAAGAATCTTAAAGTGGGTGATGATATATCAAAAACAGGTTTTGACCTTTTATGGGAACCTTCTATAGATAATATAAAGGGAGAAGTTAAGTATCAAGTAATTGAGAATGGAAGCATAATTATAGATACTGTAAAAAAGACTTCTATTAATTTAACAAATCCAACGGACAAATCTAACACATATACTATAAAAGCTATAGATAATTCTGGAAATATTTCTGCAGCTAGTAATGCGGTAACAGTAAAAACTAGAGCTAGTGATTATTGTACCGCAAAAGCAACTAGTAAAGATAAACTGTATATTAAAAAAGTTGAGTTAGGTTGTATTAATACCTTTTCTATCGCAGGAACGGGATATATAGATCAAACTAAATACAGTTTAACCGATGTCATAAAAGGAGAATCTAATAAAATTACGATTACTCCTAATCATACCCGTTATAAATTAGGATATGGAGTTTGGATTGACTATAATAAAGATGGAAAGTTTGAAGATACAGAAAAAGTATGGAGCATGAATCCATCTAAGGTAGCAAAAGCTATTGGAAATTTTACCATACCTTCAACAGTAGAAGATGGTAAAACAAGAATGCGTGTGGTATTAAAGAGAGAAGCCGCACCAAATGTTTGTGAAACTTTTGCAGAAGGTGAAGTAGAAGATCATACCATTTATATTATTACAACAGATACTAAATCCCCTACAACTCCTAGTAATGTTACAGCATCTAATGTAACACAAACAAGTGCTAGGGTTTCTTGGTCAACTTCTATAGATAATATTGGAGTAACTGAATATGAAATACTTAGTGGAGAAACAATTCTAAGCACTACAACGAATGCCTACTCTGCTATTACTGGTTTAAAATCAAATACCCCTTACACATTAACTGTAAGAGCTAAAGATAAAGCAGGTAATGTTTCTGCCACAAGTAATACGGTAACATTTACAACCTATTGTGCTTCTAAAGCAACGAATGCAACAAATCAGTATATTCAAAAAGTAGTATTGGGTAGTATTGACAACCCTTCTACTGGCGGAGACGGATATTCAGATCACACATCAATTGCAACGAACTTAGCTATAGGAATTGCTAACAAAATTACTATTACTCCTAAAAATACTGCTTCTAAAGCAGGATATGGGATTTGGATTGATTATAACCAAGATGGTGATTTTGACGATACAGATGAAAAAGTTTGGACTAAGACATCTAAAGATGTTCAAGTAAGCAGAACTTTTACAGTACCGCCATCGGTAAAAATTGGTCGTACAAGAATGCGTGTTATTTTAAAGAACGGCGATGCACCAACAACTGCTTGTGGAACTATTGCAGCAGGTGAAGTAGAAGAGTATACGGTTAATATTGTTTCAAAATTTACCGAGACTGAATCTCCAACAGTCCCTGGTAACGTAACAGTGTCCAACATATCACAAACAAGTGGTAAACTTAATTGGGAGGCTTCTAAAGATAATCGTGGAGTAGCTGAATACGAAATATTTCGAGATGGAAAACTTATCCATAAAACAAGGGAGACTTCTTATACTATTAATGGTTTAACACCAAAAACTTCATATACTTTGGCTGTATTAGCGAAAGATGCTGCAGGAAATACTTCTCTTAAAAGCAAAGCGGTGACATTTAAAACGCATTGTATTGCTAAAGCAACAAATGCAACAAATCAATACATCAAAAAAGTAGAATTAGGTACTATTGATCACTACTCAACCAGTGACGGTGGATACTCTGACTATACATCAATTTCAACGAAGTTGGCAAAAGGAGCAACTAACACCATTGCCATTACTCCTAAAAACACTACTTCAGATGCATGGTATGCGGTTTGGATTGATTATAACAGAGATGGAAAATTTGAAGAAAGAGAAAAAGTTTGGAACAAAGCTAAATCAAAAGAAGCTAAAGTTAGCGGAACTTTTACAGTATCTTCAACAGCAAAATTAGGTAAAACAACAATGCGTGTTGTCTTACAGAATAATGGAACACTGACGGCTTGTGGAACTTTTGCAGAAGGGGAAGTAGAAGATTATACCGTTACTATTGTTAAAGAAGGTGTAGATGTTACACCGCATACAGCTATTCGTGATCTTAAAGTATTTTATGTGACACAAACAAGTGTTAAACTTGTATGGACAAAACCTGCTGCCTCAGAAGGTTCTATAGAATATGTGACAGCTCATCTATCAAAAAGTTTTACCTATGGTACTATAGAAACTTCTGCTCCGCAGAATTCTATGATATTAACCGGTTTAGAACCGAACACTGAACATACAGTAAATATTACCGTTGAAGATGCTGCAGGAAATACATCTAAACTAAGTAATACGGTAACATTTACAACGCTTTGTAAATCTAAAGCAACCAATGGAAAAGATCAGTATATCAGCAAAGTAGTATTGGGTAATATTGACAACACTTCTACTGACACAGAGGGGTACTCAGATTACGCAACATCTGAAATAATTGGAACGAATCTAGCTAAAGAAACAGCTAACACTATAACCATTACTCCTAAGAGTACTACTTCTGATGCATGGTATGCGGTTTGGATTGATTATGACAGAAATGGGAAGTTTGAAGAAACAGAAAAAGTCTTGACTAAAAATAAATCAAAAGAAGCCTCAGCTAGCGATACTTTTACTATACCTGTAACTGTAGAAAATGGTTCTGCAACAATGCGTGTTGCGATAAGTAATAAAAAAATAAATAATGCTTGTAGTTCTTTTGAAAAAGGTGAAGTAGAAGATTATACAATTAACATCGTTCCAAAAGGTAGTGATGTTACACCGCATACAGCTCCTACTAATCTTACAGCATCTAATCGAACACAAACTGGTGTTAAACTTTCTTGGGATGCTTATTCAAATGGTGGTCGAATAGAAAGTATAAAACTTGATATAGATCCAAAAGGCTATAAATTTAAACCAGAGAGTATATCTCAGACTTCTGCTGTGTTGATTGATTTAAAACCAAACACTACTTATACGGTATCTTTAAGAGTTATAGATGAAGCAGGAAATCTGTCTAAAAAAAGTAATACAGTAACGTTTACAACTTATTGTGAGTCTAAAGCAACCAATGGAAAAGAACAGTATATCAGCAAAGTAGTATTGGGTAATATTGACAACACTTCTACTGAAACAGGGGGGTACTCAGATTACGTAACATCTGAAACAATTAGAACTAATCTAGCTAAAGAAAAGGCTAACACTATAACCATTACTCCTAAGAGTACTACTTCTGATGCATGGTATGCGGTTTGGATTGATTATGACAGAAATGGGAAGTTTGAAGAAACAGAAAAAGTCTTGACTAAAAATAAATCTAAAGAAGCTCAAGTTAACGGAACTTTTACAATATCTTCATCGGCAAAAACTGGTGCTACAAGAATGCGTGTTGTTTTAAATAACAAGAAAGCACCAACAACGGCTTGTGAAACTTTTGAAGAAGGAGAAGTAGAAGATTATACAATTAACATCGTTCCAAAAGGTAGTGATGTTACACCTCCTAAGCCTGCTAGCAATGTTAAGGTATCTTATATAACATTAACAAGTGCCACTCTTACTTATGATGATATTCAAAAAACTAATAAAGATATAGGTGGGATTAAAGTTTTCAATACTAGCGACTCAAAACGAATTGATACCAAGGATAGGTTCTATAAGAGTCTTAAGATGATTAATTTAAAACCAAACACTACATATACAGTAGAGGTATATCTTAACGATAAAGCAGGAAATTTTTCTAAACCAAGTAATCCAGTAACATTTACAACGCTTTGTGTCTCTAAAGCAACCAATGGAAAAGATCAGTATATCAACAAAGTAGTATTGGGTAGTATTAATAAAACTTCTACTGGCGGAGACGGATATTCAGACTATACATCAATTTCAACTAGGGTAACAAAAGGAGATTCTAATACAATTACCATTACTCCTAAAAGTATTACTTCTGAAGCTGGATATGGGGTTTGGATTGATTATGATCAAAATGGAAAGTTTGATAATGGAGAAAAAGTTTGGACTGAGGCATCTAAAGAAGCTCAAGTTAGCGGAACTTTTATAGTACCTTCATCGGCAAAAACTGGTGCTACAAGAATGCGTGTTGTTTTAAACAATAAAGAAAAACCAAAAACGGCTTGTGGAACTTTTGAAGAAGGAGAAGTAGAAGATTATACAATTAATATTATTCCTGTAGCTCCTAGTAATCTTGTAGTAACTAATATAACACAAACAGGTGCTAAATTTTCCTGGGATGCTTCTGAACATGATATTGAAAATATTCGATATAGCCTATATGATAATAAAATAAAAAAACGTGTAGGTCCTTTTACAACGAATACTTTTAATAATATTACTGGATTAAAACCGAATACTACGTATGCATTAATTGTATATGCTATTGATAATTCAGGAAATTTTTCCGAAGATAGTAATACGGTAACATTTAAAACGCTTTGTGAGTCTAAAGCAATCAATGCAAAAGATCAGTATATTCAAAAAGTAGTATTGGGTGGTATTGACAACTCTTCTACCAACGGAAAAGGATATGTAGACTACACATCAATTTCAACGAAGTTGGCAAAAGAAGCTGTTAACACCATTACCATTACTCCTAAAATCAGTGCTTCTAAAGCGGTATATGGAGTTTGGATCGATTATAATCAAGATGGAAATTTTGATGATGAAGGAGAAAAAGTGTGGACTGAGGCATCTAAAGAAGCTAAAGTTAGTGGAACTTTTATAGTACCTTCATCAGTAAAAACTGGTGCTACAAGAATGCGTGTTGTTTTAAATAACAAGGAAAAACCAACAGATGATGCTTGTGGAACTTTTGAAGAAGGAGAAGTAGAAGATTATACTGTAATTATTGTTCCAAAAGATACTGAACTTCCTACAGCTCCTACTAACCTTGCTGTGTCCGATATATTAAAAACAGGTGCTACTATTTCTTGGAGTGCTTCTAAAGATAATTTTAGAGTAACTCAGTACGAAGTGTTTAACGGAGAAACCAGTTTAGGTTCTACAACAAGCACCACTTATAAGGTACCTAATTTGAAACCAAATACTACGTATACAGTTAATGTAAAAGCTAAAGATAATTCAGGAAATGTTTCTAAAGCAAGTAAAGCGGTAACATTTAAAACTCAAGATGCTCCTTATTGTGTTTCTAAAGGAAATAGCTCTCTTTTTAATACCATAAAATATGTTTCTTTTGGAGGAATTACAAGCACTGAAAGTTATGGATCTGGTTATAGTGATTTTACAGCAAAAATTGCTACTGTAACTAAAGGAAATACTCATAATATTCGTATAAAATCAGAGTCTTTTACTAATAGTGCCGATAAATACTCTTTGGGAGTTTGGATTGACTTTAATAAAAATAGAATTTTTGAGTCTAATGAAAAAGTAGTAAACGTTACCTCTGATAATGGTAATATGAATGTTAAGAATGATATTGCAGTTCCATTGGACGCTATATTAGGTAAAACAAGAATGCGTATCATATTTAAATCAGGAGGTAAGCAAACTGCTTGTGAAACTTTTGAAGAAGGTGAAGTAGAAGATTATACAGTTACTATTATTGATAGTCCAACTTCTACTAATCGCACAGCTCTTACCAATCGCTTAGCTTTTTCTAATGTAAATACTCAAACTTTTGGTAATGAAGTAATGGTTTATCCTAACCCTGCATCAGACTATATTAAAGTTAAATTAAGAAATGCTAAAGCAGAGAACTTAACGTATAGAATTATAAATATTTTTGGGCAGGTTGTTAAACAAGGGAAATTAAATGGAGGTAACATTTCTATTACTGATATTAAACCTGCAACTTATATATTAGAAGTAGATAATGGACAAAAACCAATAAGAACCAGATTTGTTAAGAAATAA
- a CDS encoding site-specific integrase, translating into MHKFKKARLIKSKAAKGNYIMYYVWDVQKNDLVRKRLYIPKKYKSDEEELAFAKDRIKEINKLLVEGYHIDRKKVSRDIGENENTSTQTIFSVREAVNRFIEIKKAKKLYKRGIGFYSNTLERFLNWLEGRGVDNVWVGELDYQLIQEYFFYLLSHRKNSAKTYNNTLGVLKTFYNLCLKQEWVEGKNPFDKIEKLPNNYGSKNKPFTDKQIADIKEYTLENDPYLWKIICFVYYSFMRPSEIRRLKVQDIDLEKDLIWVSGETSKTKKRDVLPIVPGLKRVILEMNLENYSSDDYLFSANQAPSSIKMGENYTGKHFRKVKDHFEFGSDYTLYGFKHTAVVNWYQKEKDIRKIQKMCRHSSMLMTERYLKSLGLLDDKNAVSELPEI; encoded by the coding sequence ATGCATAAGTTTAAAAAAGCTCGTTTAATTAAATCTAAAGCTGCAAAAGGCAACTACATAATGTATTATGTATGGGATGTTCAGAAGAATGATTTAGTAAGAAAAAGACTTTATATACCTAAGAAATATAAGTCAGATGAAGAAGAGTTAGCATTTGCAAAAGATCGTATAAAAGAAATTAACAAACTTCTTGTAGAGGGATATCATATAGACCGAAAGAAAGTATCAAGAGATATAGGTGAGAATGAAAATACATCTACACAAACCATTTTTTCAGTAAGAGAAGCCGTAAATAGATTTATTGAGATAAAAAAGGCTAAGAAACTTTACAAACGAGGAATAGGTTTTTATTCTAATACTCTAGAACGCTTTTTAAATTGGCTAGAGGGTAGGGGAGTTGATAATGTTTGGGTTGGAGAATTGGACTATCAATTAATACAGGAATATTTTTTCTATCTACTTTCTCACAGAAAGAATAGTGCTAAAACCTACAATAATACACTTGGGGTACTTAAGACTTTCTATAATTTATGCCTTAAACAAGAATGGGTCGAAGGTAAAAATCCGTTTGATAAAATAGAAAAACTACCAAATAATTATGGAAGTAAAAACAAACCTTTTACTGATAAACAAATAGCAGATATTAAAGAGTATACATTAGAAAACGATCCGTATCTCTGGAAGATTATTTGTTTTGTGTACTATTCATTTATGAGACCTTCTGAGATCCGTCGTTTAAAAGTTCAGGATATCGACCTAGAGAAAGACTTGATCTGGGTTTCTGGAGAAACTAGTAAAACAAAGAAAAGAGATGTATTACCTATTGTTCCAGGTTTAAAAAGAGTTATTTTAGAAATGAACCTTGAAAATTATAGTTCTGATGATTATTTATTTAGTGCAAACCAAGCTCCTTCTTCTATCAAAATGGGAGAAAACTATACTGGTAAACATTTTAGAAAAGTAAAAGATCATTTTGAGTTTGGTAGTGATTATACCTTATATGGTTTTAAACATACTGCTGTGGTTAATTGGTATCAAAAAGAAAAAGATATCCGCAAAATCCAAAAAATGTGTAGACATTCTAGTATGTTAATGACAGAGCGTTATTTAAAATCACTTGGTTTATTAGATGATAAGAATGCCGTTTCTGAGTTGCCTGAGATTTGA